Genomic window (Bacillus sp. BGMRC 2118):
CCTGAGGATAAGCGTGAAGGAACCGTCTATGAAGTTCAAGTATCAGTAGATGAAGGTCCGTTTAAACCGATTGGTACAGTGAAGGAATTAGCATTTACAATGAAAGATGCTATCCCTGAAGCATTATATACTTTCACAGTCACTGCACACAGAGAAGAGGATGCTGAAAATCGCAGTGATCCGGCTCAAATTACCATCACAATCCCAGCTAAAATTGAGGATGAAATCGATATTATTCCTGGTGATGATGATGAAGATGATGAAGATGATGAAAATAGTGATGAAGATGCTGGGAACGGTAACGGAGAAGATGGTGGTGGAAACGGTAGCGAAAATGGGAATGGAAATACTAACAGCGGTAATGGCCAAGGAAACGGTCGATAGAATATCCAAGGAAATTACCGATTGAATTTGAAGTAAGTATCACCTAAAGGGCATCTTTAATTGTTAATACAGGATAAAGATGCCACACACCTTGTGAATATTACTATGGTACTTCATAACTGTTTAACAACAAAATTAAAGAAAGGCTGTTTTCACTTCTAAAACTGCTAGTACACCCACAATAATTGTACTAAAGCAACAAAGTCTTAGAAAAAAGCCTAAAATGAACATAAAAAAACTGTGACTCAACAACTAAGTTTGATCACAGTTTTTTTTGTTGCATGAAGATTGATTTGTGAAACTGTTTATTTAACTCATCGAATAACTGAGTTAGTTGTATGAACGAATGGTAATGATCAGGAGCATTTATAATATACGATAACCGTTCTACGCAATTAACCGGCTTTATTTTTAATTTTGAAATGTGTTCGTCAAGTTCATTAACAGATTGAACTGACTTCTCATTCGTCCAGTACAATGCCATGAAAAATAAAGAAATACATTTTAATGAGGTCGGTCTGGCTTCTTTCCTTTTTCTGAGACTGTATAACTCTGTTAATTGTTGCTTATCTCTTTCCCATTCAGTGAATAAAGATGGGACACTCTCTTCTTGAGATAACCAAGGCTTGTAGGTGTCTATTTCTTCATATTCTAAAAGGTCAAAGATAAATGGAGTTTGTATCATATCTGATAATTGATCTGTAAATTCTACAGTTAGATCTCGTGAAGAATAAAAGATCGAAGGATAATAGGTTGAAGGTAATGTAATATTAACTAATTGCTTCAACGTTTTTTTCTCCCTTCATTCTCTTTTGACCTTCTCTGCACAACTCTAACAAAGGGCATTCCTTACAGTTTGGATTTTGTGCTTTACAATGATATCGACCAAAAAATATTAAACGGTGATGTGTAACGGACCATTCTTCTTTAGGTACCTTCTTCATAAGCGTCTTCTCTACTTCTAAGACAGAGTCCTTCCAGCGGCATATTGCTAATCGTTTACTAACTCGTTCAACATGCGTATCTACCGCAATAGCAGGCTCACCAAATGCAACAGATACCACTACGTTCGCTGTTTTTCTTCCAACACCAGGTAACTTTGTTAATTCATCACGATCCCTCGGAACGATTCCTTCATATTCATCCAGTAATAACTGACATAATTTCCGTATATTTTTTGCTTTATTTCGAAATAAGCCAATTGACCGAATATCATGTTGTAATTCTTCCTCTGTTACAGCTAAATAATCATGGGGTGATTTATATTTCTCAAATAAATTTTTGGTCACTTTATTAACAAGTGCATCGGTACATTGTGCAGATAAGGCAACTGCAATCACTAATTCAAATGGATTGGAATGATTGAGTTCACAATGTGCATCTGGGAACATCTCTCCCATTGTATCTAACACATGTCGAATTTGCTGCTTATTTAACATAGCTTCACCCTACCTTTATCTATGAATCCCTCGAAATTGATTTTGTCTGATTTTCTCTCCGTGCCTGTTAGCTTCTTCCACCGATTTAACACCATTCTTCTTCCATTCAAATAAAATACGATCAATATATCTAAAGTTCATCTTTCCTGATAACACTGCCTCTTTCAAAGCTGCTTTAATAATAATGGGCTCATGATTTTCTTGATCGAGCCATATGGACAATGTCTCGATTTCTATTGGGGATAAGGGTCTGCCAAACTCTTGTTCAAAAATCAAATAAAGCTTTGACTCCAATGATCTACGCTCAATCTGATTTTCCTCCTTTGTATCCTGAAGAAATAACATCATCATTTTCTCCCACAAGGGTCTAAGTGAATAACGTTCCCCGCGGACTCCGGCAATATCTCGATCCTCAATAGATAAGAAACCTTTCTGCATGAGTTTACGTAAAATTTCTATACACTTGTCCAGTGAAATGGTCATTTTTGATGCAATTTCATCTGGAGTAGGGAAGAAAATGCCACTTTCAATATAGGAATGAACGTGAAGAATAAGAATTAGTTCACTTTCTGATAACCCTAATCTTGTGTAGTTATTTAGAAGTTGACGTGGAATGGCTACACTTCCCTGTTCATACCACTCAATCATTTTATCCTTTTTCAACCGGTTCACCTCTTTAATGACTTTATATCAATTAGAAAAAGACCTTCATTGCTCGTGATACGTACATGCAAAGAAAAGTCTCTTATTTTAGAAATAGCATACGATTTCGATCACATAGTTCATTATAGCATGTCCTTTTAATTAATGGTTGAAATTAAAATAATGGAAAAAAGCTCTCTTTGAAGAGAGCTTCAGACTGTAGACAAACTCGAAAATTACGAGTTGTCTCCGTCTATTCTATATATTTTATGAAGTTTTCTTTAAGATAAGGATTTCCGCTACATGGCAATATCCCCTAAGAAGCTATTAGATGCCCATTTTTCTAGTCATAAATGACTGAATACGTTCTACTGCTTCTTGTAATAGAGAAAGTGATGTTGCATAAGATAAGCGAATATAATCATCAGCACCGAATCCAGAACCAGGGATCAGTGCAACTTTCTCTTCATCTAATATTGCCTTTACCATATCATCGACTGATTTAAATCCTGCGAGTTCTGCTGCTTCTGAAGCATTTGCAAATAAATAGAATGCTCCTTGCGGCTTAAGACAACTAAATCCTGGTATTTGTACGAGTTGGTCATAAATGATTGTCAATCGCTCATCAAATGCCTGTCTCATTTTTTCTACATCGTCTTGTGGTCCATTATAAGCTGCGATCGTCGCATATTGTGCAATAGATGTGGGATTAGAAGTACTATGGCTTGCAAGATTCGTCATTGCGCCAATTATCCCCTTATTCCCCGCAGCATAACCAATTCTCCAGCCTGTCATTGAGTGTGACTTTGAAACACCATTGATGATAATCGTTTGCTCCTTAAGCTGGGATGATATTTCTGCTATAGATGTATGTTGAATACCACCATAAATCAACTTCTCATAAATTTCATCTGAAACAATTAATATCCCATGCTCAATGCACACTTGACCAAGCTGTTCTAACTCCTCCCTACTGTAGATCATCCCTGTAGGATTACTTGGAGAGTTAATAATGACCGCTTTTGTTTTTTCGGTTATTGCCGATACAAGCTGTTCGGGTGTAATTTTAAATGAATTAGATTCTAATCCTTCAACAAAAACAGGAGTACCTTCTGCTAATTTTACTTGTTCCGGATAGCTCACCCAGTATGGTGTTGGAATAATAACTTCATCACCTGGATCTAATATAACTTGAAATAAAGTATAAAGTGCATGCTTTGCACCGTTACATACGATAATTTCCTTTGGGGAATATGTTATATTTTGATCTTTAACAAACTTATCAATGATTGCTTGCTTTAATTGACTTAAACCACCTGTTGGAGTATATTTCGTGTGGCCATCTATCATCGCTTTCGCAGCAGCCTGTATAATATGTTCTGGTGTATTATAGTCAGGTTCACCTGCTCCAAGTCCAATTACATTATGTCCTTGTGCCTTTAATTCTTGTGCCTTTGCTGTAATTTCTAGTGTTGTAGAAGGTGTTAATGATGCAACTCGATTTGCCAACTTCATTCTTAAAATCCCCCTTATAACGTGTACCGTTTGATAAACTGTCCATCCTTAAAGGTTACATAAAAATAGGAATAACGGTTCTGCTCATCCAAATATATAACCTCCCAAATCGGAATGTTTTGTTCAACTCCCAGGTTTACAGCTTTAATTTCCGTTGGATTTCTTTCTTCTTTCACTATACCTACTGCCTCTTGTGCAGTAATCCCCTTTTTAGGATTTACTACTATAATATCTAACTTTTCATTGAATGGTACACAGACGATCTGTTCTTCTCCGTCTTTTTTTCCATGTACTATTGTATACGACTCATTACCATTGAAGTATGTAACATCTATAATTTCTAAGTTAGGAACTTCTTCATTTGCTTGTTCGATTGCTTTTGAATCTTGCTTATTTCGATAGTCAAAAGCATTTTGATATGTATGTACTCCAAACCAAATCATAACACCTATCATAATTATACAGAGAAAAATCCATTTCTTCATTTTGTATAATCCTTACGTTCTATATATTGTAAATATTGCTTTCTCTTGGTCATTTTGATCAAGAGCTAGACCAAACATTAAATTTTCTCTTTTTAATGTGCGATTAAGGCTATCTACAATTTTATATAAGTCCGAAGAGTGTTGAATTCGAACAGTTGATAGTATTTCAATTTTACTCTCCATTATATTTCCTCCGTTAACACAAATTTTGTTAAACATATGTTCAGTTCGTTACGGTAACAATATAAGTACAGACAGCAAGAAGGTTCTTGTTGCTACCACTCACTATTATAACAGTAAATTCAATAAGAAAAACCGTACATTCAACACTTTTTCATATTAAAAATTTTCTCCTACCCACATTGTACAACCTGATGCGTTATGCACCAGGTTCTTTTTTTAGCAAAAAATATCGGATGTCTTTTCTAAATTTTTTTTTATCTTATAGACGATTTATACTTTCTATCGATAAGGTGATGACTTCATAATTATCATGACTACATTTAACTGTAACATTTCCAAATTGCTTTGTGTAATAGATATCAATCCATGTAGATTGCAATCGCTCTAGAACATCTGCACTAGGATAGCTATTGCTTTTTTGAAAAATTACTGCGACTTGTGGGTCTACTTCCTCAAGGAGCTTCTGCGATGTACCTGTTTTTTTAGCAAATTCGGCTACTTTAAGAATATTTACATCCTTCAATTTAAATTTTTTAGTTAATTCAAGCTCTTGTTCTTCATTATCCGTTGACATAAATAAAAAACGATTTTCTCCATAATTAAGTAAAAGGTTCATTGCTTTTTTCTCGTCATCTATCTGTAATACCTTAACTGACAAGCCAAACTTTTCAAAAACTTGCTCACCTTCACCCCACTTAGTTACAGGAATATCAACTGATTGTGTAGATTCATCCTCTGTAAGAGAGGGAATAATGACTTGCCTTATATGGTATTGATTTATCAGATAATGTAGGTTTCCTATATAATGAGGGTCAAGCTTTGTCAAAATCAGCGTATTAATTTGGCTTATTCCATACACATCAAGATACTTTTTTAACTCAAGCTGTGATTCCTCATGTCCTGAATTAATCAAGAGCCCTTCACCCTTCTCATTTTGGACTAATGTTCCTTCTCCATTAGACAAATTCAGAAAAGTTATAGCTAATTCTTCCTGTTTTAATTTTAAATCAACTTTTTTTATTTCTGTGGGCACTTCCTTGCCTTGTTCATAGCCAGTCAGTAAAAAAAGGCAACAGTAAGCATAAATAATGAATATACATGCTTGTTTCATGCTATCCCTCCAAGGTGGTCTAGCTATAGATTACTCAATTACAGGAAAATTATCATTTATGATCGTTATTCCTGTTATTACGCTTCATTAATTTAAAAACTTTCTAAGAACGATGATAAGCTTTGACAAATTGCTTTTTGTCACAGTTAAGTCTGGAAGAGAATCTAAAAACTGTTTTCCATACCAGGTTGTGACGACTCGTTTATCAAATACAAAAACAACACCTTTATCATGACTTGAACGAATAAGTCTTCCAAATCCTTGCTTAAATCTTAATATAGCTTGAGGTAAAGAAAGATCAGCAAATGCGTTTCCTCCATTTGCTTCTATTTCCCTAGCCTTTGCTTCAAATAATGGCATATTAGGCGGAGTAAAAGGTAAACGGACAATGATGAGACAGTTTAGAGAGTTACCGGGAAAATCAACTCCCTCCCAATAACTACTTGTTCCAAATAAAATAGAATGCTCATTTTGTATGAACATTTTTGAGAGCTTTGCCCGACTTCCGTTCGTCACACCTTGACCTAGTAATGTAATGCCTTCATCCCCAATCATTTCCTTAACAGTGTTGTATGTCTTTTTCAGCATGTCATAGGATGTAAATAACACAAGCATTCTCCCGCTTGTAACCTTGGCAATAGCAGAAATATGAGTGGATATCGCATAGATGTACTCTTCATTCGTTACATCCTTCACATTTGGTAAGTCTGTTGGTATCATAACTTGTGCTTGTTTTCTATAGTTAAATGGTGATTCTAGTGCCACACATGTTGGATTAAAATCATTTAATCCAAGTCGGTCTTTTATAAACGAAAAGCTTTGTTTTGTTGTTAACGTTGCAGAAGTAAGGATCACACTATTTTTCTTTCCAAACAGGTGATCTGCTAACGAGTCACTAACAAACAGCGGTTGTTCATATAGATAAGTAGAATTTACTGCGCCTTTTTCCTCTATTTCAATCCATGTTACTTTGTTGTGATTATCACAGAAGAAGAACTGAATTAATGCATCTTTCCAACTCAACATGGTCTCAGCAATTTTTTGAAGTTCGACTATAAGGGATGTCACTTGAAAGCTTTTATTAAGTCTATCTTGATCGAGTTGTTGAATGATTGCACCTATATCATTAACTGTGTCTGTAATCGTAAATTTAACTCGGTCCATACACTCTTTTATTGCACTCCATGTAGAACCTTTTTCTTTCCTATTTTCAAACGTGTAGCTTCTTCGACCATTCTCGCGATGATCATTACCTGTCTTCTCAAGCACAAAAAATCTTAACATCCTAAATAAGTCATCCATTTCTTCTTTTAAGATATCTTTCTTTTCTTGAAGGTCATAAATAAAGGAATTAAGTGTGTTGTCTTTCTTTTTATATGTTTTATATAACCTACCAACTATACCTGACTCCTCTTTATTTCCTAATCTCCCCAAAGTATAGAGAATTGTTACATAATCTAGCTGCTGTCCTAAATATTCACTAACAACATCCTCTAGATGATGCGCCTCATCAATAATTACTTCTCTGTAAGGAGGAAGAGTTCTTTCGTTAAATAGATCCCGACAAAATAGAGCATGATTTGTAATGATAATTTGAGCTTTTTGTGCACGTGATATTGTATATTGATAGAAGCATCTTGAATCCCAAGGGTCTTGAAATCCCTTTTCAATAGTGAAATCAGTTGATAGCTTATCCCATAATATATGTCCGCCTGACGGTAAGTTAATTTCATCAATATCTCCTGTCATTGTCTCCGTTAACCAAACTAATATTTTAGCTTTTGTTAAATTACTATCATAGTTATTGTCTACCTGCTTTAACTGGGCTTCAAATCGGGATAGGCTAATGTAATGACTTTTTCCCTTTAAAATAACAGCTGAAATAGCTGTTTGGAATAGCTGCTTAATAATTGGAAAGTCTCTTTCTATAAGTTGATTCTGAAGTTCAATTGAAAAAGTACTAATGATAACAGGTCTCTTACTCTCTAGACTATGAACAACCGCCGGAATTAGATATCCAACCGTTTTGCCAAGTCCTGTCCCTGCTTCAATTACACAATGTTCATGATCATGAAACGCATTTTGAATAAGATCCATCATTTGTAATTGCTCACTGCGTAGCTCTCCATTTTGGAATAAGCTTTGATTTTGAACTGAATCTCTAAAGAGTTGCCGAATACTTGAATATGAAAATTGTCCAAGCATCCCCTGATCTGTATCGTTACTAACATCCCGTTTCCTTAAAGCAATGCCTCTATGAATATCAAACTGCATGGATTCTTCATGATGCTTTTTTTCCTTTTCAGTAACAAGTTCCTCTAAAAGTTCTACAAGATCACTCGTAAAGTTCGTACTTATTGTCAGAAGTTTTTTTAGTGTTACATAAGGTAATGTGTGAAGTTTATCCAATAATTTCCCTAGTAAATGTGCAGTCACTTCTGCATCACTGTCTGCCTGATGTGGACGATCATGACTAAAGTTAAAGTGTTCGGCTAAACCTCCCAGTCTATAGCTAGGTAACTGAGGAAATAAAAAACGAGACATTTCAACAGTATCAAGTACTGGGCCAAGAAACTGTTCATGACCTGCTAGTTTAAGCTCCTCTTGCAGAAAACTTAAATCGAATAATACATTATGGGCAACAAAATAAGCATCCTCAAGTAGACGAACAATCGCCGGTGCAACATCCTCAAAAAAAGGAGCATCCTTTAGCATATCATCATTAATTCCTGTTAATTGTTCAATAAAGGGAGAAATAGGCTGATTTGGATTTAAAAAAGTGGAATATGTATCAATAATCTTACCATTTTCATAAACAACTGCACCAAATTGGATAATTTTATCACCCTTTTTTGGTGAGTTTCCCGTAGTCTCCAAATCAACTACAACAAATTTATTCATCATTACCACCTCGGTAATACTTTCCATGGCTATTAGTAGTGTTTTTTTACGGCTTTCTATGTAGCAATAATTGTATCATACTACATTAACGCCTACATAAACTATTGAAAAAGGAACCTAATAAAGGTTCCTTAACTGAAATTACATAATAGTTGCAGCAGGTTCATGAGATAAAAGTTCTACAATTCTGTTGTTTTCATTCATGATTGCTACTTTTGGATGATGTGTAGCAACTTTTTCTTCCGGTACAAGGGCATAAGAAATGATAATAACAACATCATCCACTTGTACAAGTCTTGCAGCTGCTCCGTTCAAACAGCAGACCCCACTACCTCTTTCACCAGAAATAATATATGTCTCAAAACGTTGACCGTTATTATTATTAACAATCTGTACTTTTTCATTAGCTACCATACCAACAGCATCTAAAATATCTTGATCGATTGTTATACTTCCAACGTAATTTAAATTCGCTTCCGTTACACGGGCACGATGAATTTTCCCATTCATCATTGTACGAAACATGTGAATATCCCCCTTGTCTCCTTCTTGAAGTGACAAACTATATATCAATAGTCATATTATCAATTAGTCTTACATTTGTAAACCTTATCGCCCCGGCAATTAAAACCAATCCACTTAATGATTGTAATGGTTTTAAATCTGGAAACGAGTAGATTTCAACATAGTCTATAGTTGCTGATGAGCTTTGCTCAATATACTTTTTCATTTCATTTACAATTTCCTCAGGATTTTTCACACCAGAGGTGATAAGTTGTTTTGCAAGCTGCAATGACTGAAAAAGTACGGTTGCTTCTTTTCTCTCTCCTTCTAACAAGTAAACGTTTCTTGAACTTTTTGCTAATCCGTCTTCTTCTCTCACCGTTTCTACAGGTATGATTTCAATTGGGAAATTAAATTGATTAACCAATGAAGTCACAACCGCTACTTGTTGTGCATCTTTCATTCCAAAAAATGCATACTGTGGCTGCACAATGTTAAACAGTTTTATTAATACCGTGGCAACACCATCGAAATGGCCCGGGCGATTACTGCCACATAATACATCAGCTAAACCCTGCACTGATATATGGAATTGCATATCTGTTTTATACATTTCCAAGACATCAGGATAAAACAAAATATGAACTCCAGCCTGCTCTGCCAGCTTTTCATCTCTTTCAAAATCCCTGGGATATCTGTCAAAGTCCTCATTTGGGCCGAACTGTAATGGGTTAACGAAGATGCTCATCACAACAATAGAAGCTTTCTCTCTAGCTTTTTCTACTAATGTTAAGTGTCCTTCATGTAAGTAACCCATTGTCGGTACAAAACCTATCGACTGACCTTCTTGTTTCAGTTGTGCGATCTTCTGCTGCATTTCATTGATTGTCTTTATAATTTCCACTATTCTTTTCCTCCATATAGGCTCAGTAGCTCCACTTCCTTCATTGTAAAGGAATGTTCTTCAGTCGGGAAAGCACTCTGTTTGACTTCATCTATATAGTGGGTAATCGCCTGTCTTACAGATGAATTCATATCTGAATATGACTTCACAAACTTTGGAAGTCTATCCACACCAAAATTAACTACATCATGGAAGACAAGGACTTGTCCATCTGTGTTCACTCCTGCGCCAATTCCAATTGTTGGGATTGTTAGTTCCTTGGAAACTTGCTTTGCTAATTGTTTTGGTACACATTCTAGTACAACCGCAAACGCACCTGCTTTTTCACATTGTTTCGCGTCTTCTATTAGTTTTCGTGCGCTTTCTGCATCTTTCCCCTGTACTGTATATCCGCCAAGTACCGCAACTGATTGAGGCTGCAATCCAAGATGCGCCATCACTGGAATGCCACCTTTTGTTAAAAGAGAAATCAGTTCAATCACTTCATCTGCACCTTCAAGCTTCAAAGCATGCGCACCTGACTCTTGTATTATTCTTTTTGCATTTTTTAATGTGTCTTCCCTAGAAATGTGATAGGACATGAATGGCATGTCAGTTACGATAAATGTATTACTCGCTCCACGTTTTACAGCTTTTGTATGATGAATCATATCTTCGACTGTTACAGGAATGGTATTCTCATAGCCCAGCACGACCATTCCTAACGAATCTCCGACTAAAATCATATCAATTCCAGCTTCTTCTGCAAGTTTTGCAGAAGGATAATCGTATGCTGTCAGCATTGTAATTTTTTCATTGTCACGCTTCATTTTACTGAATGTTTTTGTTTGTTTCATTTCGGCTCCTCCTTTTTAAAGAGGTAATAAATGAACCAGGTAAATAAAAAAACCTTCTTATGACAAGAAGGATAATGTACATACTTACACAAAGGTTTCATTCATCCCTCTGTCCCAGTCCTTACGGATCAAGGCAGAACTATTTTGTTGCTGCTTAAAAGAAACGTTTTGCGGTGTAGTTCCACAGGATACTACCCAAGTTTCATATCCATTATATCAGTACATTTTGAATTAGGCTATTATTGGTATTTTATCGTTCAATTTCTATATCAGCTGAGTGAATATGATGAATGGTTCCTTGATCATCTTCAAGCATCAAGACTCCCTCATCTGTTATCCCTTTTGCATACCCGGTAATTGTTCCTCGTAATGTACTAGCGATAATACGTTTTCCAATACTTATTGCATATGCTTCCCATAGAAGCTTAATTGGAAAAAAGCCATGAGAGAGAAATTGTTCATATAGTTTCTCCAACTTCATAAGAACTACTTGAATAAGAGCCGAACGATTAACAATCACACCACTTTCTATTCTAAGTGACGTTGCTTTTTCTCTTAACTCATGTGGGAAATCATCCAAACCTTGATTTACATTAATTCCGATACCAATGATAATTGCATTTATTCGATCAGACTCTGCTTGCATTTCTGTTAATATGCCAACCGTTTTCTTTCCATTGATTAAAATATCATTGGGCCATTTTATTTCGGG
Coding sequences:
- the nth gene encoding endonuclease III — protein: MLNKQQIRHVLDTMGEMFPDAHCELNHSNPFELVIAVALSAQCTDALVNKVTKNLFEKYKSPHDYLAVTEEELQHDIRSIGLFRNKAKNIRKLCQLLLDEYEGIVPRDRDELTKLPGVGRKTANVVVSVAFGEPAIAVDTHVERVSKRLAICRWKDSVLEVEKTLMKKVPKEEWSVTHHRLIFFGRYHCKAQNPNCKECPLLELCREGQKRMKGEKNVEAIS
- a CDS encoding DnaD domain-containing protein — translated: MKKDKMIEWYEQGSVAIPRQLLNNYTRLGLSESELILILHVHSYIESGIFFPTPDEIASKMTISLDKCIEILRKLMQKGFLSIEDRDIAGVRGERYSLRPLWEKMMMLFLQDTKEENQIERRSLESKLYLIFEQEFGRPLSPIEIETLSIWLDQENHEPIIIKAALKEAVLSGKMNFRYIDRILFEWKKNGVKSVEEANRHGEKIRQNQFRGIHR
- a CDS encoding pyridoxal phosphate-dependent aminotransferase, yielding MKLANRVASLTPSTTLEITAKAQELKAQGHNVIGLGAGEPDYNTPEHIIQAAAKAMIDGHTKYTPTGGLSQLKQAIIDKFVKDQNITYSPKEIIVCNGAKHALYTLFQVILDPGDEVIIPTPYWVSYPEQVKLAEGTPVFVEGLESNSFKITPEQLVSAITEKTKAVIINSPSNPTGMIYSREELEQLGQVCIEHGILIVSDEIYEKLIYGGIQHTSIAEISSQLKEQTIIINGVSKSHSMTGWRIGYAAGNKGIIGAMTNLASHSTSNPTSIAQYATIAAYNGPQDDVEKMRQAFDERLTIIYDQLVQIPGFSCLKPQGAFYLFANASEAAELAGFKSVDDMVKAILDEEKVALIPGSGFGADDYIRLSYATSLSLLQEAVERIQSFMTRKMGI
- a CDS encoding peptidase M4: MKKWIFLCIIMIGVMIWFGVHTYQNAFDYRNKQDSKAIEQANEEVPNLEIIDVTYFNGNESYTIVHGKKDGEEQIVCVPFNEKLDIIVVNPKKGITAQEAVGIVKEERNPTEIKAVNLGVEQNIPIWEVIYLDEQNRYSYFYVTFKDGQFIKRYTL
- a CDS encoding DUF4264 domain-containing protein, translated to MESKIEILSTVRIQHSSDLYKIVDSLNRTLKRENLMFGLALDQNDQEKAIFTIYRT
- the dinG gene encoding ATP-dependent DNA helicase DinG yields the protein MESITEVVMMNKFVVVDLETTGNSPKKGDKIIQFGAVVYENGKIIDTYSTFLNPNQPISPFIEQLTGINDDMLKDAPFFEDVAPAIVRLLEDAYFVAHNVLFDLSFLQEELKLAGHEQFLGPVLDTVEMSRFLFPQLPSYRLGGLAEHFNFSHDRPHQADSDAEVTAHLLGKLLDKLHTLPYVTLKKLLTISTNFTSDLVELLEELVTEKEKKHHEESMQFDIHRGIALRKRDVSNDTDQGMLGQFSYSSIRQLFRDSVQNQSLFQNGELRSEQLQMMDLIQNAFHDHEHCVIEAGTGLGKTVGYLIPAVVHSLESKRPVIISTFSIELQNQLIERDFPIIKQLFQTAISAVILKGKSHYISLSRFEAQLKQVDNNYDSNLTKAKILVWLTETMTGDIDEINLPSGGHILWDKLSTDFTIEKGFQDPWDSRCFYQYTISRAQKAQIIITNHALFCRDLFNERTLPPYREVIIDEAHHLEDVVSEYLGQQLDYVTILYTLGRLGNKEESGIVGRLYKTYKKKDNTLNSFIYDLQEKKDILKEEMDDLFRMLRFFVLEKTGNDHRENGRRSYTFENRKEKGSTWSAIKECMDRVKFTITDTVNDIGAIIQQLDQDRLNKSFQVTSLIVELQKIAETMLSWKDALIQFFFCDNHNKVTWIEIEEKGAVNSTYLYEQPLFVSDSLADHLFGKKNSVILTSATLTTKQSFSFIKDRLGLNDFNPTCVALESPFNYRKQAQVMIPTDLPNVKDVTNEEYIYAISTHISAIAKVTSGRMLVLFTSYDMLKKTYNTVKEMIGDEGITLLGQGVTNGSRAKLSKMFIQNEHSILFGTSSYWEGVDFPGNSLNCLIIVRLPFTPPNMPLFEAKAREIEANGGNAFADLSLPQAILRFKQGFGRLIRSSHDKGVVFVFDKRVVTTWYGKQFLDSLPDLTVTKSNLSKLIIVLRKFLN
- the panD gene encoding aspartate 1-decarboxylase, which produces MFRTMMNGKIHRARVTEANLNYVGSITIDQDILDAVGMVANEKVQIVNNNNGQRFETYIISGERGSGVCCLNGAAARLVQVDDVVIIISYALVPEEKVATHHPKVAIMNENNRIVELLSHEPAATIM
- a CDS encoding pantoate--beta-alanine ligase yields the protein MEIIKTINEMQQKIAQLKQEGQSIGFVPTMGYLHEGHLTLVEKAREKASIVVMSIFVNPLQFGPNEDFDRYPRDFERDEKLAEQAGVHILFYPDVLEMYKTDMQFHISVQGLADVLCGSNRPGHFDGVATVLIKLFNIVQPQYAFFGMKDAQQVAVVTSLVNQFNFPIEIIPVETVREEDGLAKSSRNVYLLEGERKEATVLFQSLQLAKQLITSGVKNPEEIVNEMKKYIEQSSSATIDYVEIYSFPDLKPLQSLSGLVLIAGAIRFTNVRLIDNMTIDI
- the panB gene encoding 3-methyl-2-oxobutanoate hydroxymethyltransferase, with protein sequence MKQTKTFSKMKRDNEKITMLTAYDYPSAKLAEEAGIDMILVGDSLGMVVLGYENTIPVTVEDMIHHTKAVKRGASNTFIVTDMPFMSYHISREDTLKNAKRIIQESGAHALKLEGADEVIELISLLTKGGIPVMAHLGLQPQSVAVLGGYTVQGKDAESARKLIEDAKQCEKAGAFAVVLECVPKQLAKQVSKELTIPTIGIGAGVNTDGQVLVFHDVVNFGVDRLPKFVKSYSDMNSSVRQAITHYIDEVKQSAFPTEEHSFTMKEVELLSLYGGKE